The Bacteroidota bacterium DNA window TGTTTACTAAACTATCATTTACTGTAATATGACGATGCGATACAAGTTGACGAGCTGCTCTTCTACTTGGTGCAATTCCTAGTCTATACACAACATTGTCTAATCTTGATTCACAAAGTTGTAGTAAGATTTCACCTGTTACACCACTTTTACGCTGTGCTCTTTTAAATAAGTTACGGAATTGTTTTTCTAAAATACCATAGGTATATTTAGCTTTTTGTTTTTCTTGTAACTGAATAGCATATTCAGATTTTTTACCGCGTCTTCTGTTGTTTCCATGTTGACCCGGTGGGTATTTCTTTTTTTCGAAACTTTTATCGGGGCCAAAGATCGGCTCTCCGAATTTTCTTGCAATTTTAGTTTGTGGTCCTGTA harbors:
- the rpsD gene encoding 30S ribosomal protein S4, encoding TGPQTKIARKFGEPIFGPDKSFEKKKYPPGQHGNNRRRGKKSEYAIQLQEKQKAKYTYGILEKQFRNLFKRAQRKSGVTGEILLQLCESRLDNVVYRLGIAPSRRAARQLVSHRHITVNDSLVNIPSYSVNEGDVIGVREKSKSLEAIVNSLANKSDVYEWMTWNDDKKEGTYVSIPERIQIPENINEQFIVELYSK